DNA sequence from the Macrobrachium nipponense isolate FS-2020 chromosome 41, ASM1510439v2, whole genome shotgun sequence genome:
CCTTATTTGCCTTTTCTTCGGCAGCTACAACATCCACTGGGTTGTAAAGAGTAAAACAATTTTCTTGTTAACAACTGTTCCTCTAAATGGCAATCCATCAAATACCAAACAAGAGCACCAAGCGCAGACACAGCCAATTCATAACGTGGATGAGCTGTTAAGCCTAATGTAtcatctgagaaaaaaaagaaagaaaagataacaGAATTAACGTTAATATCAAACGCAatgttctcataaaaaaaatctccatcgCAAAAAAATTACCAAGTAAAACTGGCAATGGAGAAAATTTGTGATGGCAAGCATAAGAGAATATGAATTTGGATGAGATTAGAAGAGGTAGCTGGTGCGTGGTTGAATTGAACCCAAAGATAAGTGACTATAAAGAGGTTTGCATTATTGATAGCCTGCAGTGCCTGGAATTAATGAGAATATAGATGGACACGAGTAACTGTTCCTGAAATGACCTTTATAGTTGGGAATTTGTGGTTAAAAAAGAAGTAAACTAGACAAAACTTTAGAAATGTCTGTTAATAGTTAATATTACAGCAAATGAAAATTATTGTGTATCTTACTTTCATCTAATAGATTTTTCAGTTCTTCTGGCCACTGCAAGGAAGAGTCCTCCCCTTTGAAGTAAGTTCCCTCGGCCAGGAAACTGAGTGTCTTGCTACTTGTCCAGAATTCCTTTTCTGGAAGGAACCAGAATATCAACTACAAGTTTTGAAGGGACACCTTGCATTAAACAAACTCTTCGAGGTTTTTCTGAAGAGACACTCCTCGCATCCAAACCAAATCTTTTGTTttgggggaagaaaaaaaaagtaccaaagtaaaaaaaaaaaaaaaaaaaaaaccttaaaaaaaaaaaaaaaaaaaaaaaaaaaaaaaaaaaaagtccactcCTGCCTAATGTATAcatcaagataaaaaaatgaagacaaatacaAAATGGATGTAAAACTAGATCTACCTGAACAGGTGGATAGTGTGCCATGAGGGTACGAAGACGAGACACATGACGATCATCTGTGAACTGTCCAAGATGGAATGTCCCTATACTTGTATCAATAAATGCTACACCCAATTCACTTCCATCACCTGCTCCTCTTGTAGACTGTATAAAAATAATGCACAGTTAATTTTTTCCAACCTAGAAATTAGAAGCATAAAAAAATTCCATCACAATGTAACCTTCAAGAACAGGAGTCATTTCTTCATAAAACCTACTACTAATAATGCAATGGGTTTCTCCTTACAATTGATTTTCAACGTTTCTAGTGCTTCTTTTACATTCACAATACACAATGAAGTCCtcaggaaaaatatttcaaaacaaaatttttaatactTCCTAAAATAGTGGCTTTCAACTCATGGGAGTATTGGGAATATAAAAAGGTGATGCAATTAAGAATTAGAGCAGCAGGTGCTCCTCAACTAAATGCTGAtccatgagagagaaagagagagcttgtATACTACTTAACTCATTGATGGTGCTACATTGTATAGATTTTTAGTAACAAAACTGATGAATAGCAACAGCCCTATCTGCATTGTTTACTAACTTTATGACTACCCCAACCCAGGTTTCAGATATTGAACAAGTAAAATAAACTTAAACCCACATTAAATTATATTCTGACCAAAATGCAAAAGACAATTGGAACTTACCCTTTCTGCTAATGCTAACAAATATGAAGTTGATGACTCTGAGGCTTCCCCGTCTAGGACACTGTAAACACGTGTTCCTTTGGTGCTAATTTGGCACACCTCTCGCTTGACAACACGATCAAATTTAGTTGGTTTAGTCACTGTTTGAAGAAAAAGAGATATGAAGTTGAAAGGCAAGGAAAATCtgacaaaattggtaaaatactGGAGCATAAGTTTTACAAGAAaggattagtaaaaaaaaaaaataaataaataaataaaatgcaataaaagtgGTATTTGCAACTGGGGATGGGGCAAAGTTGCAATAGCATtattacaacaaaataataaaaatatagcatgttgtgtttatttcaataataaaaccagcaatatttttaaaatactttttccaTATCAAGAttacaaaaattttgtttctaaagCTAACTTACTACTTTTGACACGCTTCTCCATCATCTCTGGAGTTTCTGTCTGCTCTATCCTGGCCACCTTGTAGCCTTTTTCAATTAATGTTGATGAGTACCGTCCATAAGCTATTTCTGGAAACCCAACGTGGGCTTGTTCTCcctaaatcaatataaaaaatttacttcaGTTAGCATACGCAATTCCCCAGTAAAAGGAAGTGCCTTTCCAAACAAtcataaaaaatagtattttacACAAAACAAGGCACTATTTCATTAAACTTATTACAAGCAAGTTATTCACTTGGGAACTTTCTATTGTACACATCAAGTCAAAACTTACCTTCATCATTATAAGACCAAGTTCCTGCACCCCTAATATAGCATCCATATGGAACAGTTCGTAGAACTTCCCCATTTTGAAGAACAAAACAGTGTCATAATGCAAAGACTTCAGCTCCCACCACTGCCTCATCCCCTGCAGGAGACAAAACAGACTGCTTATCTCTGTAATATCAAAATCCTAAGTTGTTCTTGTGCTATAAACTCTGTGCAAGTTATACACACTACTCACACATTCATGTGTTCTATGACTTTTAGAAATTTACAAACTACGTATGTAGTAAGTGCTTGACTGTGAATGTCATTATTTCTCACAATTATGAGTTCCtgactggacgagtgggttgcgcaCTCGATTATCACTATGGTAGCCTGAGTTTGCTTCCTGCGGAGCCAgggcagaatcagaggaatttatttattgtgattagaaattaatttctcgatataatgtgcttcACATActacagtaagctgtaggttccattgctaagtaaccaattggttcctagccacgtcaacactaatcctttgggccagccctaggaaagctgttaatcagctcagtggtctggtaaaattaagttATACTTAACTCTCACAATTATGAACTTTTAAAGGGTTAAAaacaatacagtaataccccgaacttacgcgaggttaggttccagaccccctcgcgcAAGGGGAAGTTTCGCATAAAGTTAGGGCACATTCTCTTaaattgctaataaatgcttacttctcgagtttgaacactaaagatgaccctaatcatgctccttaagtattaggctaacttttaaatgaaattaaagttactgtaattttatcTAAAAGTTAGTTTATTACAGTACCCTTAAAGAAGGAATAACTGGTTGgtataaaaatattacagtaactactatgtacatacatatccaCTTTCATATGTATACTAacgttacccctaattcatggg
Encoded proteins:
- the LOC135212396 gene encoding DNA mismatch repair protein Msh6-like; this translates as MRQWWELKSLHYDTVLFFKMGKFYELFHMDAILGVQELGLIMMKGEQAHVGFPEIAYGRYSSTLIEKGYKVARIEQTETPEMMEKRVKSMTKPTKFDRVVKREVCQISTKGTRVYSVLDGEASESSTSYLLALAERSTRGAGDGSELGVAFIDTSIGTFHLGQFTDDRHVSRLRTLMAHYPPVQLIFWFLPEKEFWTSSKTLSFLAEGTYFKGEDSSLQWPEELKNLLDENDTLGLTAHPRYELAVSALGALVWYLMDCHLEEQLLTRKLFYSLQPSGCCSCRRKGK